CGCACAAAATAAAATAGGTGAAATATCCGAATCAGACTTAAAAGAGCTAAGTAACGATGAAAAATTTTTCATCTTAGGGCTTAAAAACTATATCAATAAAGATTATGCTAAAGCAGTTGACTATTTTCGCAAGGCTACCTATTTAAAAGATGATTTGATATACAATTACTTTCAGGCTGTAGCACTTTTCAACCTACAAGATTTAATTAACGCAAAAAGAATCTTTACAAATATAAATTCATTCACTAAAATAGAATCACGGTTTTATGACATTTTTGATGAGCAGATACTAAAAAAAACTGCTCTGAGTTTTTCCTCTGCCCTTCAAAGGAGGCAACCATGAGATATAAGTACAAAATTTTGGCAGTAGATGATGACCCTACTGTCCTTGAGGCATTAAAAAAGAATATTACAAAGCAGATAATTTTTGACTTTATCGGATTTACTAATTTTGATGATGCCTATAAATATTTGTTAAATAATCGTGTTGATGTTATCCTTCTTGACGTTAATATGCCTGACAAAGATGGTTTTGAGTGTTTTGAGATTATAAAGAATGATGAAAAAATAGATAAAGACATCCCTATTATTTTCCTTACTGTAAGTGCTGATGAAGAAACAGTTAACAAGGCATTTGAAATAGGTGCCGATGATTACGTAATCAAGTCTAAATATGAGGCTGAACTTTTGGCAAGGATAAAGCGTATTATTACCGAAAAAGAAAATAAAGAGAAGATGATGCAATACGAAAAGGATAAAGTAGTATTGCAATTTGCAGGCTCAGTGGCTCATCATTTTAATCAACCGCTTACTGCCCTTACTATGATAAATCCTATTCTTTCTGAGCTTATGGCTACAAAATATCCTGAAGCGTATGACTCAATAAAAAAATACCTGACATTTATAGATGAAGCTACTGAAAGACTAACAGAGCTTGTCAATAAAATTTCCAAACTTAAAAGGTATTCAACAATCGAGTATATTCAAAATATAGACATACTTGACCTTGACCAGGTGGAAAATAACAAGGCACTTTTAAGTATAAAAATAAATAGAAATATAATGAGCTGAAGTCCCTAAAATTACAAAGATATGCCATATTTCGTGGAATCCAAACATACCGGGGACAGGATTTGGTCTTTTTAAAGCGTATATAACTGCACCTACAGTATAGAATAACCCTCCGGCAGCAAGCCACATAAACCCATTTAAAGACAGATTATTATAGATAGGCTTTATGGCAAAGATTATTATCCACCCCATAACAACATAAATTGCCGTATACAATATCCTCGGTGCATTTAAACAGAATATTTTAAAAAAAA
This genomic stretch from Deferrivibrio essentukiensis harbors:
- a CDS encoding response regulator codes for the protein MRYKYKILAVDDDPTVLEALKKNITKQIIFDFIGFTNFDDAYKYLLNNRVDVILLDVNMPDKDGFECFEIIKNDEKIDKDIPIIFLTVSADEETVNKAFEIGADDYVIKSKYEAELLARIKRIITEKENKEKMMQYEKDKVVLQFAGSVAHHFNQPLTALTMINPILSELMATKYPEAYDSIKKYLTFIDEATERLTELVNKISKLKRYSTIEYIQNIDILDLDQVENNKALLSIKINRNIMS